The Desulfosporosinus acidiphilus SJ4 genome has a window encoding:
- the phnG gene encoding phosphonate C-P lyase system protein PhnG, producing the protein MIRKRRTKTLIEGSAKVSAKLAQEIVKAYDVKTIEESNNSLVMVKVRESAQKSLFYLGEVLITECKVMVAESLGIGIVKGYEPTLAYNLAIIDAAYNAGLPETKEWTDVLLLEEVLIKEKYEALKKKVLKTKVNFDTMDV; encoded by the coding sequence ATGATTAGAAAACGGAGAACTAAGACCTTAATTGAAGGCTCGGCTAAGGTTTCTGCGAAATTAGCCCAAGAAATTGTCAAGGCCTATGATGTCAAGACCATTGAAGAAAGCAACAATAGCTTAGTCATGGTTAAGGTTCGGGAAAGTGCCCAAAAAAGCCTGTTTTATTTGGGTGAAGTACTTATTACCGAATGTAAGGTAATGGTCGCGGAATCCTTAGGAATTGGCATTGTCAAAGGATATGAACCAACCTTAGCCTATAACTTGGCAATCATTGATGCTGCCTATAATGCCGGGCTGCCTGAGACCAAAGAATGGACAGATGTCTTATTGCTTGAGGAAGTTCTCATCAAAGAAAAATATGAAGCCTTAAAGAAGAAAGTTTTAAAGACAAAAGTCAATTTTGACACCATGGATGTTTAA
- the phnH gene encoding phosphonate C-P lyase system protein PhnH — MKLDLVHDIQAAYRKTLDSMSRPGLINNIREQASTIDMDIWCFNSTLVLTLMLLDTEVKFKICSEHEAEMAKLINQLTYAKATELESADYILVLHDCKPADLEKALHMAYPGDLLDPHKAATLIIETDLLSNDRNLTLTGPGIYKENYIDVKLSNQWVEIREEKNSEYPMGIDLIFTDRQDNVLCLPRTTQIRKQVVG; from the coding sequence ATGAAACTTGATTTGGTTCATGATATACAGGCAGCTTACCGTAAAACGTTGGATTCGATGTCTCGGCCGGGTTTAATTAACAATATTCGTGAACAGGCAAGTACCATCGATATGGATATCTGGTGTTTTAATTCTACCTTAGTATTAACGTTGATGCTCTTAGATACGGAAGTTAAGTTCAAGATCTGTTCAGAGCATGAAGCGGAAATGGCGAAACTTATTAATCAGCTGACCTATGCCAAAGCCACAGAACTGGAGAGCGCGGATTATATTCTCGTTTTGCATGACTGCAAACCGGCTGACTTGGAGAAAGCATTACATATGGCTTATCCGGGAGATTTACTGGATCCTCATAAAGCGGCAACCTTGATCATCGAAACAGACCTATTAAGCAATGATCGAAATCTCACCTTAACGGGTCCGGGAATCTATAAGGAAAACTATATTGACGTAAAGCTAAGTAATCAATGGGTTGAAATACGAGAGGAAAAAAACTCTGAGTATCCTATGGGAATTGATTTGATCTTTACAGATCGTCAGGACAATGTTTTATGTTTGCCGCGAACAACTCAAATAAGGAAACAGGTGGTTGGCTAA
- a CDS encoding carbon-phosphorus lyase complex subunit PhnI: MGYVAVKGGTRAIEESIKRLKYERLKKGVVLDCHRIESGMRCLIDQVMSESSLYNENLAAIAIKQAEGSPEEAVFLMRAYRSTLPRRHYSRTVEPTDMMVERRISASFKDIPGGQILGAANDYTHRLIDFNLCEETDEDAGNWVRDYALENGADSDLTDLTNLPKVLDYLREGGLIPTCNNDDNEPEDVTKESLQFPASRSERLQILTRGQTGAVSSLGYVALRSFGALHPTVGELRIGNLPLFVDNPFNEENAEDDAYYIGEIKVTEVETLFPEDIQKPNGEKEIEFKLGYGLCYGQNETKAIAMSILDRCLEEGKPEHPIYNEEFVLLHIDAVESSGFMSHLKLPHYVTFQSKLDSVRSSKKKRTKQKEENNEKNNEENNEE; this comes from the coding sequence ATGGGGTATGTAGCAGTAAAAGGCGGGACTCGTGCCATTGAAGAATCTATTAAACGACTGAAATATGAACGGTTAAAAAAGGGAGTCGTCTTGGATTGTCACAGAATTGAAAGCGGCATGCGCTGCTTAATTGACCAAGTGATGTCGGAAAGCAGCCTCTATAACGAAAATCTGGCAGCTATAGCAATTAAGCAAGCAGAAGGAAGTCCTGAAGAAGCGGTGTTTTTAATGCGAGCCTACCGTTCAACCTTGCCGCGCAGACATTATTCTCGGACCGTTGAGCCTACGGATATGATGGTGGAACGAAGAATATCGGCAAGCTTTAAAGATATTCCCGGCGGGCAGATTTTAGGGGCCGCCAATGATTATACTCATCGTCTCATTGATTTCAATTTGTGTGAGGAAACGGATGAAGATGCTGGCAATTGGGTACGCGATTACGCCCTGGAAAATGGAGCTGATAGCGACCTGACGGACTTAACTAATCTTCCTAAAGTTCTGGACTATTTACGGGAGGGCGGATTGATTCCAACTTGTAACAATGATGACAATGAGCCGGAGGATGTAACTAAAGAGAGTCTTCAGTTTCCCGCCAGCAGAAGTGAACGGCTGCAGATTTTAACCAGAGGACAGACGGGAGCTGTCAGTTCTCTTGGCTATGTTGCCTTGCGAAGTTTTGGCGCCCTCCATCCTACAGTGGGTGAACTTCGCATCGGAAATCTGCCCCTCTTTGTGGATAATCCCTTTAATGAAGAAAATGCGGAAGATGATGCCTATTATATTGGCGAAATAAAAGTCACGGAAGTCGAGACACTCTTTCCGGAAGATATTCAGAAACCCAATGGAGAAAAAGAAATTGAATTCAAACTGGGTTATGGACTTTGCTATGGACAAAACGAAACGAAAGCCATTGCTATGAGCATTTTAGACCGATGTCTAGAAGAGGGTAAACCGGAGCATCCCATCTATAACGAAGAGTTTGTTCTTCTCCATATTGACGCCGTGGAATCTTCAGGTTTTATGTCACATCTTAAGCTGCCTCATTACGTGACATTTCAGTCCAAGTTAGACAGTGTGCGAAGTTCAAAAAAGAAGAGAACGAAGCAGAAAGAGGAAAACAACGAGAAAAACAACGAGGAAAACAATGAGGAGTAA
- a CDS encoding alpha-D-ribose 1-methylphosphonate 5-phosphate C-P-lyase PhnJ: MRIDYNFAFFDEGSKREIRRATLKAVAIPGYQVPFASREMPIARGWGTGGLQLTLSLVGKEDILKVIDQGSDESVNAVNIKKLIAMTTGITVTEETAKAIIIQSRHRIPEVPLQEGQILVLQVPLPEPLRYYEPSEYETKKLHAEVEYSGAWLMLFEQIMNYRTMSTGADHPVMVHGRYVMAPSPIPRFDNPKLNNSRALILLGAGREKKVYAVPPYTKVVSLDFDDYPFRVESFANKCCRLCGAEGVFLDEILNDITGEASYQCNDTSYCLQRLNEKSRG, translated from the coding sequence ATGAGAATCGACTATAATTTTGCCTTTTTTGATGAAGGCTCTAAACGAGAAATCAGAAGAGCAACGTTAAAGGCGGTAGCCATCCCGGGATACCAGGTGCCTTTTGCTTCCAGGGAGATGCCCATCGCCAGAGGATGGGGAACAGGAGGACTGCAGTTGACACTTTCCCTGGTGGGAAAAGAGGACATTCTGAAGGTCATTGACCAAGGCTCCGACGAATCGGTAAACGCAGTCAACATAAAAAAGCTTATCGCAATGACCACGGGTATTACCGTTACGGAGGAAACCGCGAAAGCCATTATTATCCAATCGAGACATAGGATTCCAGAAGTTCCCCTGCAAGAGGGCCAGATCTTGGTTCTTCAAGTGCCTTTGCCGGAACCTTTGAGATATTATGAGCCCAGTGAATATGAGACGAAAAAACTCCACGCCGAAGTTGAATACAGCGGTGCCTGGCTCATGCTGTTTGAACAGATTATGAACTATCGAACTATGTCGACGGGGGCCGATCATCCTGTGATGGTTCACGGCAGGTATGTCATGGCACCCAGTCCCATTCCGCGATTCGACAATCCCAAACTGAATAATTCCAGAGCCTTGATCCTTCTGGGGGCAGGCCGCGAAAAAAAGGTTTACGCAGTGCCTCCCTATACAAAGGTTGTGTCTCTCGATTTTGATGACTACCCCTTTAGGGTTGAATCGTTTGCCAATAAATGCTGCAGATTGTGTGGGGCTGAAGGCGTATTTTTAGACGAAATACTCAATGATATAACAGGGGAAGCCTCTTATCAATGCAATGATACCAGCTATTGTTTGCAAAGGTTGAATGAAAAATCAAGAGGATGA
- a CDS encoding ATP-binding cassette domain-containing protein, protein MEDFEQPVLSVRHLNKQYGQGCANCSGMSAERLLKNYCPICGTVYACRDITFDVYAGEILGVVGESGSGKSTMMECLYFDREVSSGEAFIHFYKSGKENLFTESSQQKRYIRNHLMGKVYQNPLLSLKMNFSSIGNIAEKLISAGNRNVGAMEARGRELLEHVNIPVYRMKEAPKNFSGGMQQRVQIAKALSNNPPLLLLDEVTTGLDLSVQASVLDLIKTIQRELQISMIIVSHDLGVIRMLADRTLVMLDGQVIEQGLTDQILEDPQHGYTQTLVQSLL, encoded by the coding sequence ATGGAAGATTTTGAACAGCCTGTTTTATCGGTCAGGCATCTCAATAAACAATATGGTCAGGGATGTGCAAATTGCTCTGGGATGAGTGCAGAGCGTCTGCTGAAAAATTACTGCCCCATTTGCGGTACGGTGTATGCCTGCAGGGACATTACCTTTGATGTCTATGCGGGAGAGATATTAGGAGTTGTGGGTGAAAGCGGCAGCGGCAAGTCCACGATGATGGAATGTCTGTATTTTGACCGGGAGGTCAGCAGCGGCGAGGCTTTTATCCATTTCTACAAAAGCGGGAAAGAGAACTTATTTACGGAATCATCCCAGCAGAAACGATACATTCGGAATCACCTGATGGGGAAGGTCTATCAGAATCCACTGTTAAGTTTGAAAATGAATTTCTCTTCCATTGGTAATATTGCAGAGAAGTTGATTTCCGCCGGGAATAGGAATGTAGGGGCCATGGAAGCCAGAGGAAGAGAACTTTTGGAGCATGTAAACATACCCGTTTATCGCATGAAAGAAGCTCCTAAAAACTTTTCCGGCGGCATGCAGCAGAGGGTGCAAATTGCTAAGGCTCTCTCGAACAATCCCCCGCTTCTTCTCCTCGATGAAGTCACCACAGGGTTGGATTTATCCGTTCAAGCCAGTGTCCTCGATTTAATTAAGACAATCCAGCGGGAACTGCAAATTTCTATGATTATCGTATCTCATGATTTGGGTGTTATAAGAATGCTGGCTGACAGAACCCTCGTTATGTTGGATGGCCAGGTGATCGAGCAGGGCTTAACAGATCAGATTCTTGAAGATCCGCAGCATGGCTATACACAGACGTTAGTGCAATCCTTGTTATAA
- the phnM gene encoding phosphonate metabolism protein PhnM, with protein sequence MYLITNVQIITEEAVLAGHDLLIKDDRIFRIVPRGETEITGDIDVIDGAGGYVSPGFIDIHSDYIETMAAPRPTCLMDFQMSIRETERQLVSHGITTMFHSLSLFKDTEYKSKPIRNPDNVRKFIDLVDKTKTGRYLIRHKFHARFEIDNFKEVETLKGYMAEKKVHLVSFMDHSPGQGQYRDLQVYRKMVKSYNDLNDELIDQIITKHQSKEKLTIEGIKEIAELALSNGIAVASHDDDAVEKLDLVQSFGVTISEFPITMEIARKAREKGLFTMAGAPNILLGGSHSGNLSAAEAIMSNNIDILCSDYYPPALLQAVFMLHEKYELNLVDVIKLVTLNPAKAVALDQEIGSIREGKKADLLIIEKIEENYPVITLVMIDGRLKQKTYYQTADSAYVLHDSADK encoded by the coding sequence ATGTATTTGATCACAAACGTTCAAATTATTACCGAAGAAGCAGTCTTAGCAGGGCATGACTTGCTTATCAAAGATGATAGGATTTTCAGGATAGTGCCCCGGGGTGAGACAGAAATAACCGGTGATATAGACGTCATTGACGGGGCAGGAGGTTATGTTTCACCCGGATTTATCGATATTCACTCGGATTACATTGAAACGATGGCAGCTCCAAGACCGACTTGTTTAATGGACTTTCAAATGAGTATTCGCGAAACGGAAAGGCAATTAGTCTCACACGGAATCACCACAATGTTCCACTCGCTGTCACTCTTTAAAGATACAGAATATAAAAGCAAGCCAATCCGTAACCCTGATAATGTCAGGAAATTTATAGATTTGGTTGATAAGACCAAAACCGGCCGATACTTGATAAGGCATAAATTCCACGCTCGCTTCGAAATCGATAACTTTAAGGAAGTTGAAACGTTAAAAGGTTATATGGCAGAGAAAAAAGTTCATCTTGTCTCCTTCATGGACCATTCACCGGGACAGGGGCAATATCGGGATTTACAGGTTTATAGAAAAATGGTCAAAAGCTATAACGATTTGAATGACGAGCTGATTGATCAAATTATCACCAAGCATCAAAGCAAAGAAAAGCTAACTATTGAGGGGATTAAGGAAATAGCAGAATTGGCTCTGAGCAATGGCATTGCTGTTGCCTCTCATGATGATGATGCTGTGGAAAAGCTGGACTTGGTACAAAGTTTCGGTGTGACCATCAGTGAATTTCCCATCACTATGGAAATAGCCCGGAAAGCTAGGGAGAAGGGATTATTCACTATGGCGGGTGCCCCGAACATTCTCTTAGGAGGCTCTCACAGTGGGAATTTGTCCGCGGCAGAAGCAATCATGTCTAATAACATCGATATTTTATGCAGTGACTATTATCCGCCGGCGCTGCTGCAAGCTGTATTTATGCTCCATGAGAAGTATGAGTTAAATCTCGTTGATGTCATTAAGCTAGTAACTCTTAATCCTGCCAAAGCGGTGGCCCTTGATCAAGAAATTGGCTCAATCAGGGAAGGTAAGAAAGCAGATCTATTGATTATTGAAAAGATTGAGGAAAACTATCCTGTTATTACCTTGGTAATGATTGATGGGAGATTAAAGCAAAAGACATATTATCAAACCGCGGACTCTGCTTATGTCTTACATGATTCTGCAGATAAATAA
- a CDS encoding DapH/DapD/GlmU-related protein produces MITRLGNEPCIHENCQLNNVDLGQYTEIGIHNVLENSKLDDFSYTGQFCIVQNAQIGKFVNIAAMVRIGPTDHPMGRPTLHHFTYRRRKYGFAETDDEMFFQWRQEQKVYIGHDTWIGHGAIVMPGVTIGNGAVVGSGAVVTKDVEPYAVVVGVTAKPIKKRFKDDIIEKLETIKWWDWPYEVIKERLNDFCLPINEFIEKYDKAGV; encoded by the coding sequence ATGATCACAAGGCTGGGTAATGAACCGTGTATTCATGAGAATTGTCAGTTGAATAATGTCGACTTAGGCCAATATACAGAGATTGGGATTCATAACGTTCTTGAGAATTCTAAACTTGACGATTTTTCTTATACAGGACAATTTTGTATTGTCCAAAATGCCCAGATCGGCAAGTTCGTCAACATTGCAGCTATGGTGAGAATCGGGCCTACGGACCATCCTATGGGCAGGCCAACTTTGCATCACTTTACCTACCGCCGGAGGAAGTATGGTTTTGCGGAAACTGATGATGAAATGTTTTTTCAATGGCGGCAGGAGCAAAAAGTCTATATTGGTCATGATACTTGGATCGGACATGGAGCTATCGTCATGCCCGGTGTGACTATAGGCAATGGGGCTGTGGTAGGCAGCGGTGCCGTGGTAACAAAAGATGTGGAGCCTTACGCTGTTGTAGTTGGGGTCACCGCCAAACCGATTAAGAAACGATTTAAGGACGATATCATTGAAAAACTGGAGACGATTAAGTGGTGGGACTGGCCCTATGAAGTTATTAAAGAAAGGCTTAATGACTTTTGCCTTCCGATTAACGAATTTATCGAGAAGTATGATAAAGCAGGTGTGTAA
- a CDS encoding phosphonate C-P lyase system protein PhnL: MEEMLAIEHLTKSFVIHNLDKHIEALHDICLDLKGGEFVGITGKSGSGKSTVFKCIYRTYVPQKGRILYNSRKYGLVNLAELSERQMVYLRKHEIGYVSQFLNTMPRTTARELVKQAVWEMGHGEGYADQEAKRMLEHFELDRELWDCYPGTFSGGEKLRLNIARAMVKRPRLLLLDEPTASLDQASKLKVRELIEQLKREGTTMMGIFHDLEFMENLCSRVYTMSQGKLKDIEF; encoded by the coding sequence ATGGAAGAGATGCTGGCTATTGAGCATTTAACAAAATCATTCGTTATTCACAATTTAGATAAGCATATTGAAGCACTCCATGATATCTGTCTTGATTTAAAAGGAGGTGAGTTTGTCGGCATAACTGGCAAAAGCGGCAGTGGCAAATCAACAGTCTTTAAGTGCATCTATCGTACCTATGTACCTCAGAAAGGACGCATCTTGTATAACTCAAGAAAGTATGGCTTAGTCAATTTGGCCGAGCTTTCGGAACGACAAATGGTTTATCTCAGAAAACATGAGATCGGCTATGTCTCGCAGTTTTTAAACACCATGCCTCGGACAACCGCTCGGGAATTGGTAAAACAAGCTGTTTGGGAAATGGGACATGGAGAGGGCTATGCCGATCAGGAAGCCAAGCGAATGCTGGAGCATTTCGAATTGGACAGAGAATTATGGGATTGCTATCCGGGAACCTTTTCCGGCGGTGAAAAGCTGCGCTTGAATATTGCCAGAGCCATGGTAAAGCGTCCTAGGCTATTGTTATTGGATGAACCTACCGCCAGTTTGGACCAGGCCTCAAAATTAAAAGTACGGGAACTGATCGAACAATTAAAACGAGAAGGCACCACCATGATGGGAATTTTTCATGATCTTGAGTTTATGGAAAACCTCTGCAGCCGAGTTTACACAATGAGTCAAGGTAAGTTGAAAGATATTGAATTTTAA
- a CDS encoding phosphate/phosphite/phosphonate ABC transporter substrate-binding protein, with the protein MKKTTLSVMAVIMMSSLLAGCGTTTTADSANSNSGSSVKEPSTITIAWLPNNSGDNEKAFRDEFDKVIEKATGKKVENKLTTDYAIAISALESGDAQLGYFGPNEYIVSHAKDPKVIPLVVESGDSGTLNDALYHSRFLVKKGNEDQYKSGDSFDIDNITGKRMSFVSTSSTSGFNMPAAAILGKFTSQDKWKNLTKDNLAQGGSGKFFSQVLFAGSHQLSLVNVLTGKSDVSAVDDLDVAQYVTLSQGKDNEAGAVYTVKQGADAPFNTLAGSQFEIIKSIPVFNTPLEANSSVLSQKTLDAITNALTADETTKDTKIFAPKGAQGSVFVQPHRFLKVDDSWYDPMRKVLGYSK; encoded by the coding sequence GTGAAAAAAACCACATTATCGGTTATGGCAGTCATTATGATGTCCTCCTTACTTGCCGGATGCGGTACGACCACTACGGCAGATTCTGCAAATTCAAATTCAGGATCGAGTGTTAAAGAACCGTCAACCATCACTATTGCTTGGCTGCCCAATAATTCAGGAGATAATGAGAAAGCCTTCCGTGACGAATTCGACAAGGTTATCGAAAAAGCCACTGGTAAAAAGGTTGAGAACAAATTGACCACAGATTATGCGATTGCTATTTCAGCTCTGGAAAGCGGCGATGCTCAGTTGGGATATTTCGGACCTAATGAGTACATTGTTTCACATGCTAAAGACCCCAAGGTTATACCTCTGGTGGTGGAAAGCGGAGATTCAGGGACTTTGAACGATGCTCTTTATCACAGCCGTTTTCTGGTTAAAAAAGGCAATGAAGATCAATATAAATCCGGTGACAGTTTTGACATTGATAACATAACAGGAAAAAGAATGTCCTTCGTTTCCACCAGCTCAACATCAGGTTTTAATATGCCTGCCGCTGCGATTTTGGGAAAATTCACCAGTCAGGATAAATGGAAAAACCTAACTAAAGACAACTTAGCTCAAGGCGGGAGCGGAAAATTCTTCAGTCAAGTTCTCTTTGCCGGGTCCCACCAGTTGTCTTTAGTCAATGTACTTACGGGCAAATCCGATGTCTCAGCCGTGGATGATCTTGATGTTGCTCAGTATGTAACCCTTAGTCAAGGAAAAGACAACGAGGCAGGAGCAGTCTATACGGTGAAGCAGGGGGCCGATGCTCCATTCAACACTCTTGCAGGTTCTCAATTTGAAATTATTAAGTCTATACCGGTTTTCAACACTCCTCTTGAGGCCAACAGTTCCGTCTTAAGTCAAAAGACCCTTGATGCCATAACGAACGCCCTGACTGCTGACGAAACTACAAAAGACACCAAGATTTTTGCTCCGAAAGGCGCACAAGGCTCTGTCTTTGTTCAGCCCCACCGCTTTTTGAAAGTTGATGATTCCTGGTATGATCCCATGAGAAAAGTCCTGGGTTATTCAAAGTAA
- the phnC gene encoding phosphonate ABC transporter ATP-binding protein — protein MPLLELRNVTKYYHGTTPALEDISFSVAEGEFISVIGPSGAGKSTLLRCINRMIEATSGEITFDGVLVSKLRKRELRKLRTKIGMIFQHYNLVDRLSVIENVLHGRLGYKSTLAGVMGRYNREEKQQAIKIIDLLGLREQVYKRCDQLSGGQKQRVGIARALIQDPKLILCDEPIASLDPNAAKIIMDYLRDVSATMGITVIVNLHQVSMALKYSDRIIGVNQGKIVFDGSPNALTGEIIAEIYGSESNDLMVELGEKYAI, from the coding sequence ATGCCTTTGTTGGAACTGAGGAACGTTACCAAGTATTATCACGGTACCACGCCTGCCTTGGAAGACATCAGCTTTTCTGTTGCAGAAGGAGAGTTTATCTCGGTGATAGGTCCATCCGGCGCTGGGAAATCAACGCTCCTCCGCTGCATAAACCGAATGATTGAAGCAACCAGCGGAGAAATAACCTTTGATGGGGTTCTTGTCTCCAAACTGAGGAAAAGAGAGCTGAGAAAGCTTAGAACAAAGATCGGCATGATCTTCCAACATTACAATCTGGTAGATAGGTTATCGGTCATCGAGAATGTTCTTCATGGCAGGCTGGGTTATAAGTCCACCCTTGCCGGGGTGATGGGGCGGTATAACCGAGAAGAAAAACAACAAGCCATCAAGATAATTGACTTATTAGGTCTGCGTGAGCAGGTTTACAAACGCTGTGACCAACTTAGCGGCGGTCAGAAGCAGCGGGTGGGAATTGCCAGGGCGTTAATTCAAGATCCTAAACTGATTTTATGTGATGAACCCATTGCTTCCTTAGATCCTAATGCCGCCAAGATTATTATGGATTACCTGAGAGATGTTTCCGCCACGATGGGCATAACGGTCATTGTCAATTTGCACCAAGTCAGTATGGCCTTGAAATATTCGGACCGAATTATCGGTGTCAATCAAGGAAAAATAGTCTTCGACGGCTCCCCTAACGCCCTAACCGGCGAAATCATCGCGGAAATATATGGTTCGGAGTCCAATGATCTTATGGTTGAATTAGGAGAAAAATATGCAATCTGA
- a CDS encoding PhnE/PtxC family ABC transporter permease has product MQSDIFAKRRRDSLIFFALLTLLTAGSIVITQYDVTKGFTSLLKAFIWGGSNFYPDAKSLAILPDVLGKLWDTILISIAATTAATVFAVLLALVGSRTTRMNSFFSLAARGIASLFRNIPLVAWAMVLMLAFSQSAITGYLALFLGSFGFLTRAFIETIDEVSNDSVEALSATGAGYFHIIFQSVLPSSLPQMISWVLFMIDTNIRDATLVGLLTGTGIGFSFDLYYKSFNFHAASLVVILIVITVILIEMISNNIRRVIM; this is encoded by the coding sequence ATGCAATCTGATATTTTTGCCAAACGCAGAAGAGACAGTCTGATATTTTTCGCCTTATTGACGCTGCTTACCGCCGGTTCCATCGTCATTACCCAGTATGATGTGACGAAGGGTTTTACCAGTCTCCTCAAAGCCTTCATCTGGGGAGGCTCCAATTTTTATCCCGATGCCAAGTCCCTGGCTATATTGCCGGATGTTTTAGGGAAATTATGGGATACGATTCTGATTTCCATCGCAGCGACTACGGCAGCCACGGTTTTTGCTGTTCTCTTGGCTTTAGTGGGCTCTCGAACCACCAGAATGAACAGTTTTTTTAGTCTTGCAGCAAGGGGCATCGCTTCACTATTCCGCAACATACCTCTCGTCGCTTGGGCCATGGTTTTAATGCTGGCTTTTAGTCAGAGTGCAATCACAGGCTACTTGGCACTGTTTTTGGGGTCCTTCGGCTTCCTGACACGAGCCTTTATTGAGACGATTGATGAAGTGTCTAACGACTCCGTTGAAGCTTTGTCAGCCACGGGTGCCGGTTATTTTCATATTATCTTTCAATCCGTCCTGCCTTCCAGTCTCCCGCAAATGATCAGTTGGGTATTATTTATGATCGACACGAATATTCGCGATGCCACTTTGGTTGGGCTTCTGACGGGGACTGGGATCGGTTTTTCCTTTGATTTGTACTATAAGAGTTTTAATTTTCATGCCGCAAGTCTTGTGGTAATTCTCATAGTAATTACTGTAATCCTTATCGAAATGATTTCCAATAATATCAGAAGGGTGATTATGTGA
- a CDS encoding PhnE/PtxC family ABC transporter permease has protein sequence MKMEEAILPAKPLSKESLTMWILLAVLSLLTVYALLTIDYKSVDMAKAIGDTLNNFKTIFLHPAAHRLSLWGAFYEVLITMGLAFLTTLFGGIIAMFLGLLAAQNLAPKQVTNIIKGFVAFIRAVPTILWVLIFAVAAGLGSAAAVIGLTFHSVSYLTKAYSESFEELDRSVIEALMASGANWWQIIFQAVIPSSVSSLLSWTFMRFEINFANAVAMGAAAGAAGIGFDLFMDSGFYFDLREIGLVTYFIIAFAIVLEAISTNLKSKILKKA, from the coding sequence ATGAAGATGGAGGAAGCGATCCTGCCAGCAAAGCCCCTGAGTAAAGAGTCTCTGACTATGTGGATATTATTGGCCGTCTTATCGTTACTGACTGTCTATGCCTTGCTCACCATTGATTATAAAAGTGTCGATATGGCGAAGGCCATCGGCGATACATTAAACAATTTTAAAACTATATTTCTTCATCCTGCGGCTCACCGGCTCAGTTTATGGGGAGCTTTCTATGAAGTGTTAATCACCATGGGTTTAGCATTTTTGACCACGTTATTTGGTGGCATCATTGCTATGTTTTTAGGGCTGCTGGCTGCTCAGAATTTAGCTCCTAAACAAGTTACCAATATAATCAAAGGCTTTGTTGCCTTTATCCGGGCTGTTCCCACGATTCTTTGGGTTCTCATATTCGCCGTGGCAGCCGGTCTGGGCAGCGCGGCAGCGGTTATTGGTTTAACCTTTCACTCCGTTAGTTATTTGACTAAGGCCTATTCCGAGTCTTTTGAGGAATTGGACAGAAGCGTAATTGAAGCTTTGATGGCCAGCGGAGCAAATTGGTGGCAAATTATTTTTCAAGCGGTTATACCTTCCTCTGTTTCTTCCCTACTATCCTGGACTTTTATGCGATTTGAAATCAATTTCGCCAATGCAGTTGCCATGGGCGCCGCAGCGGGTGCGGCTGGAATTGGCTTCGATCTGTTTATGGACAGCGGTTTCTATTTTGACTTGAGAGAAATCGGTTTGGTAACCTACTTTATCATCGCTTTTGCCATCGTGCTGGAAGCCATCTCTACAAACTTAAAAAGCAAGATATTAAAGAAAGCTTAG